A genomic stretch from Topomyia yanbarensis strain Yona2022 unplaced genomic scaffold, ASM3024719v1 HiC_scaffold_205, whole genome shotgun sequence includes:
- the LOC131694949 gene encoding uncharacterized protein LOC131694949 — translation MIRAIRGTSLPTILQWTVVGLIVQFAKGYYASDDHVCIRYESYTELETVPRNQTVQVLTREWCLEIPPRCTSYRPEIKEVYVKQNATKTRKIEYCCEGYEETITNNSTVVDRICRPICRGGCGRGTCQAPNICTCEHGFTGKHCTQRCRNGTWGDSCKSRCHCQNHSVCDVKTGHCRCSDGWIGHHCESPCPAGHYGTLCKNRCNCSTSRCDHISGACLIDDGHVMFENITRVVESNWSAESTERIFVEQWVKVNTTASPSTEPAIVTTELNEPFPSNATYAQSYQEYLPANTSVSYVPIEDLTSTTEAARNDTVYEIVASTTKVEITFIDTSLNRVDSPAKGGKGNDANSTEIVYVESDNRSDLVEIINGKESTGEEVEQEEVNNKQAIATISCLLLTLALLLSVVAYMKNINRKTMKKQQQQQKQAAICTDDEKGPDSPRILEPLPDLPRVIYTKVKSKSQRIGNTQLEHYDVPANNSSVNKSSPYNYNFTLTSSKLPQVIPPRKYSLEHIYDEIQYPPFEEMNASAENDGDHFSKSILTDSKMTPVKVIDEIKGK, via the exons CTACACCGAACTCGAGACGGTTCCCCGCAACCAAACCGTGCAGGTACTCACCAGGGAATGGTGCCTGGAGATACCACCCCGCTGCACGTCCTACCGGCCCGAGATCAAGGAAGTCTACGTGAAACAG aatgccaccaaaacacgtAAAATAGAATACTGCTGTGAAGGATATGAGGAGACCATCACTAACAACAGTACCGTTGTCGATCGAATCTGTCGGCCGATTTGCCGCGGTGGCTGTGGGCGAGGAACCTGCCAGGCACCCAACATTTGCACCTGCGAGCATGGTTTCACCGGGAAACACTGTACACAGC GTTGCCGAAACGGGACTTGGGGTGATAGCTGTAAAAGTCGGTGCCATTGCCAGAACCATTCGGTTTGCGATGTAAAAACGGGTCACTGCCGCTGTTCGGACGGTTGGATTGGGCATCA ttgtGAATCTCCCTGTCCAGCTGGACACTACGGAACTCTTTGCAAGAACCGTTGCAACTGTAGCACATCCAGATGTGACCACATATCCGGTGCGTGTCTGATTGACGACGGCCACGTGATGTTCGAGAACATCACACGGGTAGTGGAAAGTAACTGGTCCGCCGAAAGTACCGAGCGGATATTCGTAGAACAATGGGTTAAAGTGAACACAACCGCTAGTCCCAGCACAGAACCAGCAATCGTCACGACGGAGCTCAATGAGCCGTTTCCGAGCAACGCTACTTACGCTCAATCATATCAGGAATATTTGCCAGCAAATACCAGTGTTAGCTATGTACCCATTGAGGACTTAACGTCTACGACTGAAGCGGCCAGAAACGATACCGTTTACGAAATTGTAGCCTCGACGACCAAAGTAGAAATTACGTTTATTGATACCTCCCTTAACCGGGTTGATTCTCCGGCCAaagggggaaagggaaatgatgCAAATAGTACCGAGATTGTCTATGTAGAATCGGATAATCGATCTGATTTAGTAGAGATTATTAACGGAAAAGAATCCACAGGCGAAGAAGTAGAACAGGAAGAAGTTAATAACAAACAGGCGATTGCTACCATATCATGTCTGCTGCTGACATTAGCTTTGCTTCTTTCCGTTGTGGCTTACATGAAAAACATTAATCGAAAGACTATGAagaaacaacagcagcagcaaaagCAAGCTGCGATATGCACGGATGACGAGAAAGGACCTGATAGTCCTAGGATACTGGAACCACTTCCAGATCTACCACGggtaatatacacaaaagtgAAATCAAAAAGTCAGCGTATTGGAAATACTCAGCTTG aacACTACGATGTTCCAGCCAACAACTCATCGGTGAATAAATCTTCTCCGTACAATTACAACTTTACCCTTACTAGCAGCAAGCTGCCACAGGTGATCCCACCACGAAAGTACAGCCTGGAGCATATTTACGATGAGATTCAATATCCACCCTTTGAGGAGATGAACGCTTCCGCGGAAAATGACGgcgatcacttttcgaagtcgATTCTCACCGACTCCAAAATGACACCGGTGAAAGTGATTGATGAGATTaaaggaaaataa